The window TTGAACTCTGAAAAGATGGTTATATCTAACTGAATTACTGGTGATTTTCTCTCTGAgtagtataaataaaaatttctatagGTTTTCCAATCAGAGAAACCAGCAGGAAAGTTGAGTAATTTAAGTAAACTTCTTATGTTCAGTTATATCTAGATTTAAGAACAAtttgaataattataatttttctctctttttaggtattgaatccagggtacTGTAGCAGAAGCTTCATCCCCAGGTCTTTAatcctttatttttgagataagatGTTGCAAATTTGCCCTGGCTAATCTAAAAATTTTCATTCTTCACTCTCAGACTTCTGAGTAGtaggaattataaatttttttctttatatacagTTAGGCATGGAGAATCAACTTAAATATTCATACAGTTGCTGGTCCATTTCACAAATGGAAATTTGAGACTCTCCCACCTATGAAAAAGAAAGGGTAAGATATCATTAGCTGTAGATGAAGATGAAACACAAGTTCTGTTTATATTGCTGTTTCTtgcttattatattttgaaatcttgGTCATAAATTGCTTTATCAATGTACACTCCTACTTgaacagagggaaatgagagccAAAGGAGATTACCTTGTGTAGAAAGCATTTAAAAGAGTGAGCTGATgtagcaaagagaaagaagaggatggCATTTCCTAATGCTTAGGGTTAGATTATCAATTGTGGGCAATAATACATGATAGTCCACAATAAAGAAATGATTCAATGAATGGTTTTTATAATTGTCCATGTAGGACTGGGGaaatagttcagttggtagagtgcttgccttgcaagcacaaggccctgggttcaatccccagcactgaaaaaaaattatatatatttataaataatttttatatatataattataaatatatataaataattatatatatataaataatttttttcagtatattttttcatatatgtatatatataatataatataaattatatatataactgtTCATGTATTAAGCTCTCAGATTAATTATATAcaagaataaatgtttaaaaaattttatgtcagaaaataaaatactttgtggtagAGTTTTATATCCTTAAAATCACAATAAAGccacattttttttcatctggTAGTTTGTGTCATCAAAGAGTCTCAGATACACCATTTTATATTGTAATATCAAATTTTCATTAACATAATTGTATAATTATGAAAGAAGTTTAAAGAAACTTAGAAGGTCAATATTTGGTGGAATATTATGGATGTAATAAGAAATTCTTATTTAACTTTCCCATGTTTATCTAGAGAAAGTCCATAGGATGACCAAGGATGACCAAGACCAGGATGTACTttgttatttctccattttaatttatttttgaagctGAAATCTTGACCACTGTgtacacttcacagaataagattaAAGGTACACATCCTAATTGCATTTAGTCCCTTTGTATGTGAAATATTTATAAccaatatggaaaatatttagcaaaaaatgAGATGATAGAATTTTTCTGCAAgagtgaaggaaaataaaataattcctacATACTCACCTCCAAAAACACAAATAGATGTATACACACAGAAGGCTTGCaaggaaaatcagaaatcaaGGAAGCTGTACTTGAGTCTTGGGTATTACTTCAATATTACACTTATTTGTAATTTATCCAGATGTCAGTAAATCAAAACTTTTGGAAAACTATACCATAtctcatataaaatggtgtacataacatttaaaaagctataatatagatcaagaaatgaaaatgaatatattcataatGTAAATGAATAATAGCATACAAACACACTAATGCATAAACACTCATATAcacaaataaaggaataaaattaatgaagGAAATGAACTCAGTAGAACAGCAGCCATTTCTGAGGACATGAATGATTGAGGAAAATGTCCAGAAAATGGATGTGCTTAATGTCTGATGTATGAGTAGATCTGCATTAAGAATAAAGAGGCCTACATTCTAGCAAAGACTAGTTCCTTGACCACAGATTCTAATTAGATTGCCTCTTGAATATTGAGATTCTCTTTATAGGAAAATCATCTTAAATGTCCCTTATCCTTCTTGAGATCATAAATATCATTCCAATGCCAATTGTACtacaaaatctgaataaaatctgTGACTTCTGATATAATAAACTTACACTTAAATGAATACAGAGTTTTAAAGATTGAATAGTATTGCATTGTATTTACTGGACAGTTAATCATTAATTTGCATGATGGAATATAAAGAATATCAAAGCTAAATCAGTTTTTGGAAATGTACAAAAATCTGTTTCAAAGATTAAATATACTGTTCCCAAAAATTATTAGAGATGTCTTAAAGTATACTTTCTTATAAACTTAAGTAAAGTTTGAATTGATCATTATAGAAAACGATGTTTGGCAAGTTgaaaaatttaaactaaattaGTAAAATTATTGCTTCAGTTGAAACTAGATTCAGATATAGAATTTTGAGggtttaaatgaaaattaaagtgaCATACCTTATCACAGAAACAGGAGGGTTGTTTAATAACCCTCAgcagaaaataaatactaaaaatttggaacaaaaaaataatcttcaCCACAATTTCAGCCAAATGGAAGTCATAGATTTTTATCTTACATGTATCTGGGAAACTGGAAAGCAAACTATCTTCTGTgtacatttaagaaaacaaaaggaaaatgctgTTAATTCTCTATTTCTGATTAATCTTTCCCACAGATGAAGCATGAAGAGatagaagcagaagaaaatgtcTCCACAGTGGTCCAGTTTGTCCTACTGGGATTTTCTGACCTTCCAAACCTCCAAGGGTTTCTATTTGGGGTGTTCTCCGTTATTTACATGATTATACTCATTGGGAACAGCCTTATAATCATAATAACCAGGTTTGACCCTGCACTGCACAAACCCATGTATTTTTTCCTGGCAAATTTTAATTCACTGGAAATATGTTATGTTTCAGTCACTCTCCCCAGGATTCTGTTCAGTCTTTGGACTCAGGATAGGAGCATCTCCCTACTGGGCTGTGCCACCCAATTGTGCTTCTTCCCTGTGCTTGCAGCAACAGAGTGTTTCCTTCTGACTGTGATGTCCTATGACCgatatgtggccatctgtaaacCTCTGCATTATTCCCTAGTCATGAACCCAAAGAAGTGCCATCAACTGGCAGCTGGCGCCTGGCTTGGGGGAATGACAGTCCAGGTAGGGCAAACATGGCAGATATTCTGTCTACATTTTTGTCGTTCTAACCAAAtcaaccacttcttctgtgacataCCCCCTATTCTCAAGCTAGCCTGTGGGGACACCTCTGGGCATGAGGTGTCTGTCTATGTCGTGGGTATGTTGTTTGCTGTAGTACCTTTTATGTTGATACTTGCTTCTTATAGCAAAATTGTTCTTACTATTCTGAGGTTGCCCACAGCCCAAGGACGTGCGAAGGCATTCTCCACTTGCTCCTCACACCTAGTggttgtagttttattttttggatcAGCATCCATTACCTATTTTATGCCCAAATCCAACCATTCTGGAGGAACTGACAAACTGCTCTCTCTTTTCTACACCATAGTGACTCCAATGTTTAATCCCATGATATATAGCCTTAGGAATAGGGATGTGATTGCTGCATTGAATAGATTGTTGCTTAAATGATAGTGTCACAAATTAATGTATGAATGCTTGCATTGTTTGTCACAAAATTATCAGAAACATGTTTTAAATCTTACATTCCCCCTTTGAGATACTGATTACTTCCAATTCAGTATCTCTTTGTGTTACTTTTGGACACAAGCCTGAATTTTAGTCTGGTTGTTCCTATTTTGGGCAAATTACTTTATCTTCAATAACTggtatctaaaaaaaaatattttctcaccaAAAACATTGCAGTGTATATGAAATGCCCCttgtaaaatcaataatcagaaTCAAATGTTATGACTTGCAACTGAAATAAACTGGCAGATTATTTACCtaaataatttcttatgtattCACAGCTGAGGTtgttagtttcttctttgattcttaATACATTTACTTACCAATTGTAAgttgaatattaaaatgtttcttaagtGAATGCTTAAGTGAGTGAATGCATAAACAATATTTTTTGCTTCATACCTCAGACACTTGGTCATCTCTACAGATTTTAGAGCATCACTAAGAATTaagaacacatttatttaattcaCTATGTCTCAGTGTGAATTTACTCCAgagacaatataaaaaaaaaatcttatgagcAGTTAATTCTCTTCCTTAACATTTCTTATCTGagtatatgataaaatataacaAGACTATCTGGTAAGTTATTCATTCCATTAACCAATTATAGCCATTGGTTAATATGAATGCATTAGAATTTAGTCCTAAGAACCTAATCAACTTTCCCTGGAATGCAATATTATATGATGTGTCAGTTAATAATGTTAGTAGAGATCTGATCAAATAAAGACCATGTAAACAAGTCATTGCATTTCTCTGTAACACTGTGATAGGTAAAAAACCCTAAATCATGGGATGGTGAATACAGTAAGGACATGACAAATGGAACTTTGCACAAGTGTGCCAGATTAAAAACTAGGAGATTAAAGATCATCAAGGAAACCCATGACAtgagccccccaaaaaagaaagatgaaagaagagTATGTCAGGTACATGGAATaacaaaagaggaagggaaaaggaggcaTAAGAAGGATTCAGTTTGTCTTTACTGCCTTTCCATGAATGGGCCATGTATGCCAAAGTGGTCACTTTGGAAGCCACCAATGACAACCCAAAAACAATTAGCTGACATTCACTAAGAAAGCAAGTATCACATTTCAATGTcctcaaagaacagaatttttcCAATAATGTAATTCACCAAGTAAATGGGTTCCCCAGGATAGCCTCCTGAAAACATGCAGTGAGACTGAGCAAGAGAGAAGCCACAGTTGGACCTACAGAATAGCTTAATTTCAACTCAGAAGTCTATCAACAGAGTGCATgaacaacctacagaatgggaaagagTATTTTCAAACCCTAACCAGTTAATATCCAAAGCATACAAAAAACTCAAAGTGCTcaataccaagaaaacaaataatctaatttaaaaatggtgaaaaaaGTGAGCAGACATTCCTCAAGGTATAAAAATGACCACAGTTATGTAAGGCAACTACTCAACATGATTGTcattcaaaagcaaataaaagcaaaagtgatTATCACTTCATGTCTGCAAAATGATGTCTTCCAAATATGTTGGtcagaataaggaaaaaataacattttgaacaCTCTTGTgggaatataaataaattcaccCAATGTGGAAAAGAGCATGGAGGCTCCTCAGAATATTAGAAATAGAACTGGAGTATGGTCCGGCAATCACACTAGTGGGTATGTGTCCAAAGAAGATCGACCAGTGTGTTGAGGTGATACCTGTACTGCTGTGTACAGCATGAATTACAAAGTGATGACATAGAGTAAGTCTATCAGTACATCAGCATCTGAATCCATACATAGAACCTGGTATATAAACAATATGatgttgttttttcttaaaaaccaaacaaaatcctgtcatttttagCAATGTGGAAGAACCGGGAGGACATTAGAATTGGTGATGTGGGCcagatgcaaaaagaaaaacaaatcacaatCTCACTCCTATGTGTAGTCTTCATTTGTGAACTCAGAAGAGTATAGAATGGAGTGTGTGAGGGTAGAGTGGCGGGATTGCAGAGAtgcttatcagagcagggaaaATCACTGAGAGGAGGAGCAGGCTGAAGAGATCTGGTACTTCATGTGGAGTGTAGACACCAATATAGCTTGATGACtatatttcatgtttattaattttaaattatatgtaattacACAAAAGTTTTCATATTAATGGTGTACCATGTAATGTTTAGGTACATGtataaattatgtactttttacaTCATGATAAACCTATCCATGTCCAAAAGCTTTCATCATGTCCTTCtgggaatattttcaaaatcccATTTTTCCAGGGTTTTGAATGATGGAGTAGACTACTGCTACCTCTAGTCACCCTAATGTGCAATAGCACAGCAGAATTCTTTCTCCTTTGGAACTGGGAACCCATTGATAaaactttccctttccttcacaATCCCCTACTCTCCTCTGCTTCTCCTAACCAGCAAGGTACTCTGAATGTAcgtgagatcaacttttttaagATTCAACATGGgaatgagatcatgtggtacCTGATCTGTTCTTGGTTTGTCTCATTTAACATAATAAACTTCAGATAAATCTGTGCTGTCACAAATCACAGGATTCTATTCTTTTAGTGGCTGACTCATAGCACATTGTGTGTAAGTAAAATACCTCGGTTACTCAACTGTCAATTGATGGACAGTTAGAGGGTTTATATTTCTTGACTGTTGTGAATGTGCATTCATTCAATATTATGGTTTCATTTCCTCTGAATATTTACTCAGAAAAGGGACTGTTAGATTCCATGGTAgcgttatttttaattttttgaggaagtcCCATTCACTTTTTCatagtgtctgcactaatttgcagtctcaccaacagtgtgcaagtgTTCCCTAGTCTCTACATCCTCACTAACTATTGTTTTGTTCTGTTGATCACAGTCCTTTCTATCAAGGTGAGGTGATGTTTCAGTTTTGCATTTCTGCCATGATTAGTGAGGTTGAGTATTTTATCCCATACTTGAGGatcatttttttgcttttgcaaaaCATCTATTCAACTCTACTGTCCATTTTTAATTGAGATGTTTGTAATTTTTGCTCTTCAGTTTCtggagtttcttatatatttatctgTTTAGCCAGAACtaggtaaataaagaaaaattactagACTTTTGTGGTCTATATCAATTCACCACAAATTGTGAatcaattttgtattttggatgAATATTGTAATTATGTAGTTTTTACAGTGTTtcatgtttctttgctttttgttctctttcactctacATTATATTGGTGACATTTCTTGATGTGATTGATATGCAAGTAATTCATTCACTCTCATTTCTGTGTAACATTCCAGTAGGAAatgtatcttaattttatttatttaatttaaaactaaagtCAGCATGGTATGGCACACGCAATATTTGGAACTCAAAGCAAGATGTTATTAATATACTGTGTATTTCTGTTTATATGATAGAAAGGTAAATCTGAGTGCTGTAATAAAGTTCAGGGCTGTAAACCCTAAGATATATGCTTGTGTGATGCCTGGTTGTAATCCCCAGGACTATATGCACATGAATAAATACACACATGAAAATAGCTCTTCAAATTAGGATGGTTACAGATGATATTGCTCATTGCCCAATTTATATTAAATAGTAAAATGTTCTGTGCACTCTATTCCATAAGAAGCCTGAAGATGGTGTATTCTGGGTAGAAtaagagttttctggtgaaaattatataaagcaaataatCAGATGCCTAGGAGCTGCTcttaattagaaatttaaatgtgtaGGTTGAAGAAGTCCCTGGAGTAGACAGAATTGTTGATATTTGAAGagcaatttataaagaacaagtATCTTAAAAGCAGAAGGAATATCTATGTTGATATAAGTGATCTCACTTAaagcaatttaaatataaaaatatttaagacttacagtgagaaagaaaatctacCCATTCAAGAAAGGTAAGTATGAACTATTTTATCCTGATAGTGAGCTTTACTTCAGAAGACAAATTCAATATTTATGATTAGAACacagtgagaaaatgaattttttattaaagtagctcatatataatattattatattaaatataacttgcaatgaaataataattattaaatactgATATGAAGTTATTTGAAGTGAAAAAAACTATTCTAATTGTTGTATTTTAAGCAAAGATAATATTACAGGAAAACTTCATTTCAAGCTAACACTGTGTAAGCAATACATTCCATATATACCTATTCAGTCtaagattatattttaatagatgaTTTAAAGTCAAACAATTCATGAAGTGAACTTATAATCATTGAGGAATACAAGCAATATAGTAGTATAGAAATataggataattttttaaaaaataattatttgtgaaataaaagatctattggatgtatttttttctttaattttaatttagaatttaagTTGCTAATGTGCAGGAAATATACACACAGAGATGAAGCTTAGGGAGATTGCAGTCATTGTCCTCACTTGATATTATTACATATTACTTTAATCTATTGGATTTTTCTGAATATAGGGACTTGTATTTAAAAGAGACAAACTAGAGCATTAAGTTTTTTTTATGTTTGGTTAATACAAACATAAACACGTACCAAAATGATGGgcagtataattttatttgagcatattgacaaatttctgctCTTTCTACCTTGCTTCCTTTGAGTGaaataatattcatttcatttttaggtACTAATAACTTCATAACAAAATGTTGGGGTTTTACAACATTAATTTAGATTTTATCTATCATGAAAGTTATTGTAataggaaattattattttaaaatattgccattCACCATAACAATAAAGATTGaattcttgttattttctttctcttaagaggGATAATTTTAACAGtgtcttttacttttattcatttctgagtAAAATATTGAGCACCATAAAAGGTGGACAAGCACTTTTTTACAATCTGTCTTGCTCCGACATAATAAATAGTTATAGTCTTTACCTCTTAGATCATTTACTGATAATAAAAGGTATACAGAAAAATCAGACCAAATTTCAACACACTGGGCTGAGGAGTAATTTGTATTTTGGGTAGTAAAACCACAGAATAGAGagaagaatataaacaacaatgTGACAGAGAAGTTATGGATATTTCATATTGAGAGTTTTTGAATTCCATAAGTTTAGAAGATTATTCAAAGATCTCTTTTGATGCCCACTATATAtgtcatggaaaagaaaaagaatttaaaaatgtttttccccagttgctggaaattgaataaaattaaaagaatcttaaaaagaATAAGCAGCATTTAAAGAGACATATAAATATCATGCCCTCTAAAATTGCTTCACATATATTAAGATCAGTAACTGACAT of the Sciurus carolinensis chromosome 11, mSciCar1.2, whole genome shotgun sequence genome contains:
- the LOC124960004 gene encoding olfactory receptor 10AG1-like, producing MKHEEIEAEENVSTVVQFVLLGFSDLPNLQGFLFGVFSVIYMIILIGNSLIIIITRFDPALHKPMYFFLANFNSLEICYVSVTLPRILFSLWTQDRSISLLGCATQLCFFPVLAATECFLLTVMSYDRYVAICKPLHYSLVMNPKKCHQLAAGAWLGGMTVQVGQTWQIFCLHFCRSNQINHFFCDIPPILKLACGDTSGHEVSVYVVGMLFAVVPFMLILASYSKIVLTILRLPTAQGRAKAFSTCSSHLVVVVLFFGSASITYFMPKSNHSGGTDKLLSLFYTIVTPMFNPMIYSLRNRDVIAALNRLLLK